A stretch of the Rhizomicrobium sp. genome encodes the following:
- a CDS encoding phytanoyl-CoA dioxygenase family protein produces MSMLREIKPHPLNVDFAWSMPQPQGLRALTPEQYRQFDAQGFVKLESVFSAAEIAAVTAAIDPLEQAGEAHLRSLGGRISISEADVITFTTHIVTKSETLKAFAAHPRIKDICHDLIGGGVRLYWDQSVYKKTGKAQEFPWHQDNGYTFIEPQQYLTLWIPLVDVDAENGCPWIAPGLHRRGTLEHWLTPLGFKCLEQAEDAVCVPAKAGDVIAFSSLAPHRTGPNLKTGSVRKAYILQYAPEDAYTTRSGVRVRQDDPARQFKILDGGI; encoded by the coding sequence ATGTCGATGCTCCGCGAGATCAAGCCGCATCCGCTCAATGTCGATTTTGCATGGTCGATGCCGCAGCCACAGGGCCTGCGCGCCCTGACGCCGGAGCAGTACCGGCAGTTCGACGCGCAGGGCTTCGTCAAGCTCGAGAGCGTGTTCTCGGCGGCGGAGATCGCGGCCGTCACCGCGGCGATCGATCCCCTGGAGCAGGCGGGCGAAGCGCATCTGCGCAGCCTGGGCGGCCGCATCTCGATCTCCGAGGCGGACGTCATCACCTTCACCACCCATATCGTCACCAAGTCGGAGACGCTGAAAGCCTTCGCGGCGCATCCCAGGATCAAGGACATCTGCCATGACCTGATCGGCGGCGGGGTGCGACTTTATTGGGACCAGTCGGTCTACAAGAAGACCGGCAAGGCGCAGGAATTCCCCTGGCACCAGGACAATGGCTACACCTTCATCGAGCCGCAGCAATATCTCACGCTGTGGATTCCGCTGGTGGATGTCGACGCGGAAAACGGCTGCCCCTGGATCGCGCCGGGGCTGCACAGGCGCGGCACGCTGGAACACTGGCTGACGCCGCTCGGGTTCAAGTGCCTCGAACAGGCCGAGGATGCGGTCTGCGTGCCAGCCAAGGCGGGCGACGTGATCGCGTTCTCCTCGCTGGCGCCGCACCGGACGGGGCCGAACCTGAAGACCGGGTCGGTGCGCAAGGCCTATATCCTGCAATATGCGCCGGAGGACGCTTACACGACGCGCAGCGGCGTGCGGGTGCGGCAGGACGATCCCGCGCGGCAGTTCAAGATCTTGGACGGCGGAATCTGA
- the cydB gene encoding cytochrome d ubiquinol oxidase subunit II, with amino-acid sequence MSYELLRLIWWALLGILLIGFAVTDGFDLGSAILSPFVARSDLERRQVVNTIGPVWEGNQVWFILGGGAIFAAWPMLYAASFSGFYLAMFAVLAALIFRPLAITYRSKVAHPRWRAWWDWTWFVTGVVPALIFGVAFGNLFLGVPFGFDGDLRFHSTITLLSLLRPFPLVAGLVSLAMLTLHGATWLALKTDGPVALRARSVVPVAAAVFIALFALAGVWLLALDGYVIASRIPHDGVSNPMLKTVMLQPRGWLLNAGGHPLLWFAPVLAIAGALVAIVSRRRPVLAFLGSGLACAATIATAGLALFPFLLPSSSEPNASLTIWDASSSKLTLEIMLGVTALFLPIVLAYTGWVYRVMRGPVRTADITDHHY; translated from the coding sequence ATGAGCTACGAACTCCTCCGTCTCATCTGGTGGGCGCTGCTCGGCATCCTGCTGATCGGCTTCGCCGTCACCGACGGTTTCGATCTCGGCAGCGCCATCCTCAGCCCCTTCGTGGCGCGCAGCGACCTGGAGCGGCGGCAGGTCGTCAACACGATCGGCCCGGTGTGGGAAGGCAACCAGGTCTGGTTCATCCTCGGCGGCGGCGCGATCTTCGCCGCCTGGCCGATGCTCTATGCCGCGTCCTTCTCGGGATTCTATCTCGCGATGTTCGCCGTGCTGGCGGCGCTGATCTTCCGTCCGCTGGCCATCACCTATCGCAGCAAGGTCGCGCATCCGCGCTGGCGCGCCTGGTGGGACTGGACCTGGTTCGTCACCGGCGTCGTGCCGGCCCTGATCTTCGGCGTCGCCTTCGGCAATCTCTTCCTCGGCGTGCCGTTCGGCTTCGACGGCGATCTGCGCTTCCATTCGACGATCACGCTGCTGTCGCTGCTGCGCCCGTTCCCGCTGGTCGCCGGTCTCGTCAGCCTCGCGATGCTGACGCTGCACGGCGCGACCTGGCTCGCCCTGAAGACCGACGGACCGGTCGCCTTGCGCGCCCGCAGCGTCGTGCCCGTCGCGGCCGCCGTCTTCATCGCGCTCTTCGCGCTGGCTGGCGTCTGGCTCCTTGCGCTCGACGGCTATGTGATTGCATCGCGGATCCCGCATGACGGCGTCTCGAACCCGATGCTCAAGACGGTGATGCTGCAGCCGCGCGGCTGGCTGCTCAACGCCGGCGGCCATCCGCTGTTGTGGTTCGCGCCGGTGCTGGCCATTGCCGGCGCCCTCGTCGCGATCGTCTCGCGCCGGCGCCCGGTGCTGGCCTTTCTCGGCTCGGGTCTTGCCTGCGCCGCCACCATCGCGACGGCCGGCCTGGCGCTCTTTCCCTTCCTGCTGCCCTCCTCGAGCGAGCCGAATGCCAGCCTCACCATCTGGGACGCCTCGTCCAGCAAGCTGACTCTGGAGATCATGCTGGGCGTGACGGCCCTCTTCCTGCCCATCGTCCTGGCCTATACCGGCTGGGTCTATCGCGTGATGCGCGGCCCGGTCCGGACCGCCGACATCACCGACCATCACTATTAG
- the cydX gene encoding cytochrome bd-I oxidase subunit CydX: MWYFAWILGLGFACAFAVLNAMWLEFDSAEERPEVGKQ; the protein is encoded by the coding sequence ATGTGGTATTTCGCATGGATCCTGGGCCTCGGCTTCGCTTGCGCCTTCGCCGTCCTCAACGCGATGTGGCTCGAGTTCGACAGCGCGGAAGAACGCCCCGAGGTCGGCAAACAATGA
- a CDS encoding SDR family oxidoreductase has product MKDLFSLAGKTALITGGSRGIGKMIAEGFLHQGAKVYISARKGGQLEETAAELSKIGPCVAITSNASGADGAKAMAEAYLKHERTLDILVNNAGAAWGADFDEFPESGWDKVMDLNVKTPFFLTQALHGALRAAGTKERLAKVINIASIDGISVNMQETYSYAASKSGLIHLTKRMAMRLIKDNIAVTAIAPGAFASDMNRDARDHGDAVSKGIPARRIGTTEDMAGAAIYLASRAGDYVVGSTVVVDGGVSYSRG; this is encoded by the coding sequence ATGAAAGACCTGTTTTCGCTGGCCGGAAAGACCGCGCTGATCACCGGCGGCTCCAGAGGCATCGGCAAGATGATCGCCGAAGGGTTCCTGCATCAGGGCGCCAAGGTCTACATCTCGGCCCGCAAGGGCGGCCAGCTCGAGGAGACGGCGGCGGAGTTGTCGAAGATCGGGCCCTGCGTTGCGATCACCAGCAACGCCTCGGGCGCGGACGGCGCCAAGGCCATGGCCGAGGCCTATCTCAAGCACGAGCGGACCCTGGACATCCTGGTGAACAATGCGGGCGCGGCCTGGGGCGCCGATTTCGACGAGTTCCCCGAGAGCGGCTGGGACAAGGTCATGGACCTCAACGTCAAGACGCCGTTCTTCCTCACGCAGGCGCTGCACGGCGCACTGCGCGCGGCGGGCACCAAGGAGCGGCTGGCCAAGGTGATCAACATCGCCTCGATCGACGGCATCTCGGTCAACATGCAGGAGACCTACTCCTACGCCGCGTCGAAGTCGGGATTGATCCACCTGACCAAGCGCATGGCGATGCGGCTGATCAAGGACAACATCGCGGTGACCGCGATCGCGCCGGGCGCCTTCGCCTCCGACATGAACCGCGACGCGCGCGATCACGGCGATGCGGTGTCCAAGGGCATTCCGGCGCGCCGCATCGGCACGACGGAGGACATGGCGGGCGCCGCCATCTATCTCGCCTCGCGAGCGGGCGATTACGTCGTGGGCTCGACCGTGGTGGTGGACGGCGGCGTCAGCTATTCGCGGGGCTGA
- a CDS encoding chorismate mutase: MTAPHPELLRLRDSIDNIDAALIHLLAERFKCTQAVGEYKAKHDLPPADPAREEQQIARLRRLADTAKLDPDFAEKFLNFIVKEVIRHHEAIRQQRA; the protein is encoded by the coding sequence ATGACCGCGCCACATCCCGAACTGCTCCGGCTGCGCGACAGCATCGACAATATCGATGCCGCTCTGATCCATCTGCTGGCGGAGCGCTTCAAGTGCACCCAGGCGGTCGGCGAGTACAAGGCGAAGCACGACCTGCCGCCGGCCGATCCCGCGCGCGAGGAGCAGCAGATCGCCCGCCTGCGCCGGCTGGCGGACACCGCCAAGCTCGATCCCGATTTCGCGGAGAAATTCCTCAATTTCATCGTCAAGGAGGTCATCCGCCACCACGAAGCGATCCGCCAGCAACGCGCATGA
- the cydP gene encoding cytochrome oxidase putative small subunit CydP, translating into MILARRRLGLEIGALLAAKLVLLAALYFLFFSQHAPNGPAATGAHIMGVR; encoded by the coding sequence ATGATCCTCGCGCGTCGCCGTCTCGGTTTGGAAATCGGCGCCTTGCTCGCCGCCAAGCTCGTTCTTCTCGCCGCGCTCTATTTCCTCTTTTTCTCGCAGCATGCGCCGAACGGGCCGGCCGCCACCGGCGCGCACATCATGGGAGTCCGCTGA
- a CDS encoding aspartyl/asparaginyl beta-hydroxylase domain-containing protein, giving the protein MKLPERLIELFDYPVGDIAAAMPDAASPLWDVNPYRQTKHAVHSQTRSIIFEWISDSWQPGQEAIVLHSDPAPPALTRAAYACAETLNRRYNGQIIRLLLAELKPRAKVAPHKDRGPGVVLVHRLHVPVVSNPGVKFFIDDVAHYLEPGIAYEFDNTRRHAVDNDSDSPRIHLMCDILPAELVV; this is encoded by the coding sequence ATGAAGCTGCCCGAGCGCCTGATCGAGCTGTTCGACTATCCGGTCGGCGACATCGCCGCGGCGATGCCGGACGCCGCGTCGCCGCTGTGGGACGTGAACCCATATCGCCAGACCAAGCACGCGGTGCACAGCCAGACCCGTTCGATCATCTTCGAATGGATCAGCGATTCCTGGCAGCCCGGACAGGAAGCGATCGTGCTGCATTCCGACCCGGCGCCGCCCGCCCTGACGCGCGCCGCCTATGCCTGCGCCGAGACGCTGAACCGCCGCTACAACGGCCAGATCATCCGCCTGCTCCTCGCCGAACTGAAGCCGCGTGCGAAGGTCGCGCCGCACAAGGACAGGGGGCCGGGCGTCGTCCTCGTCCATCGCCTGCACGTGCCGGTCGTGAGCAATCCGGGCGTCAAGTTCTTCATCGACGACGTCGCGCACTATCTGGAGCCCGGCATCGCCTACGAGTTCGACAACACCCGCCGCCACGCGGTCGACAACGACAGCGACAGCCCGCGCATCCATCTGATGTGCGACATCCTTCCCGCCGAACTCGTCGTATGA
- a CDS encoding cytochrome ubiquinol oxidase subunit I yields the protein MDIVVLSRLQFATTALYHFLFVPLTLGLSVILVIMECVYVMTGRTIWRDMVKFWGTLFGINFAMGVATGVTMEFQFGTNWAYYAHYVGDVFGAPLAIEGLMAFFLEATLIGLFFFGWDRLSKVGHLAVTAAVAVASQFSALWILIANAWMQFPVGAKFNPDTMRMEVADFSAVLLNPVAQAKFVHTVAAGYVTGSMFVLAVSAFYLLARRHRALALRSMTVAASFGFAGALCVVVLGDESGYTASENQKMKIAAIESMWDTEPAPASFTLVGIPDRAGRRTDYAVKIPWVLGLITTRSVDRQVPGINDLVKLAQQRIRNGLIAYETLARLRGDRGNAVLRQQLDAHVADLGYALLLKRYRPDIENATAADIARAADSTVPDVPVLFWSFRLMVACGFWFIALFGTAFYFSATRRLDRYRLFLYAALFSLPLPWLAAELGWIVAEYGRQPWVIEGVLPTFLGVSGTDAHNVLFSLLGFVLFYSGLAVADVYLMVKYIRLGPDGTIGHPVAPAGAREVVTP from the coding sequence ATGGACATCGTCGTCCTCTCCCGCCTGCAATTCGCGACCACCGCGCTCTATCATTTCCTGTTCGTGCCGCTGACGCTCGGCCTCTCCGTGATCCTGGTGATCATGGAGTGCGTCTATGTGATGACCGGCCGCACCATCTGGCGCGACATGGTCAAGTTCTGGGGCACGCTGTTCGGCATCAACTTCGCCATGGGCGTCGCCACCGGCGTCACCATGGAATTCCAGTTCGGCACCAACTGGGCCTACTACGCCCACTATGTCGGCGACGTCTTCGGCGCCCCGCTGGCGATCGAGGGCCTGATGGCCTTCTTCCTCGAGGCGACGCTGATCGGGCTCTTCTTCTTCGGCTGGGACCGCCTCTCGAAGGTCGGCCATCTCGCGGTCACCGCCGCGGTCGCCGTCGCCAGCCAGTTCTCGGCGCTCTGGATCCTCATCGCCAATGCCTGGATGCAGTTTCCGGTCGGCGCGAAGTTTAATCCGGACACGATGCGCATGGAGGTCGCCGATTTCAGCGCCGTGCTGCTGAACCCCGTGGCACAGGCCAAATTCGTGCATACCGTCGCCGCCGGCTATGTCACCGGCTCGATGTTCGTGCTCGCGGTCAGCGCCTTCTATCTTCTCGCCCGCCGCCACCGCGCGCTCGCGCTGCGCTCGATGACGGTGGCCGCCAGCTTCGGGTTCGCCGGCGCGCTCTGCGTCGTCGTGCTGGGCGACGAGAGCGGCTACACCGCGTCCGAGAACCAGAAGATGAAGATCGCCGCCATCGAATCGATGTGGGACACCGAGCCTGCGCCGGCGTCCTTCACCCTGGTCGGCATTCCCGACCGCGCGGGCCGCAGGACCGACTACGCGGTCAAGATCCCCTGGGTGCTGGGCCTCATCACGACGCGCTCGGTCGATCGCCAGGTCCCGGGCATCAACGATCTCGTGAAGCTCGCGCAGCAGCGCATCCGCAACGGCCTCATCGCCTATGAGACCCTGGCCAGGCTGCGCGGCGATCGCGGCAATGCGGTTCTGCGGCAACAGCTCGACGCCCATGTCGCCGATCTCGGCTACGCGCTCCTGCTCAAGCGCTACCGCCCCGATATCGAGAACGCCACCGCGGCCGACATCGCGCGGGCGGCGGACTCCACGGTTCCCGATGTCCCGGTGCTGTTCTGGTCCTTCCGCCTGATGGTCGCCTGCGGATTCTGGTTCATCGCGCTGTTCGGCACGGCGTTCTACTTCTCCGCCACCCGCCGGCTCGACCGCTACCGGCTCTTCCTCTACGCGGCGCTGTTCAGCCTGCCGCTGCCCTGGCTCGCGGCCGAACTCGGCTGGATCGTCGCCGAATATGGCCGCCAGCCCTGGGTGATCGAGGGCGTGCTGCCCACCTTCCTCGGCGTCTCCGGCACCGATGCCCACAACGTCCTGTTCAGCTTGCTCGGCTTCGTCCTCTTCTATTCCGGCCTCGCCGTCGCCGACGTCTACCTGATGGTGAAATATATCCGCCTTGGACCCGACGGGACGATCGGTCACCCCGTCGCCCCGGCCGGCGCCCGCGAGGTGGTGACGCCATGA